A window of Corticium candelabrum chromosome 3, ooCorCand1.1, whole genome shotgun sequence contains these coding sequences:
- the LOC134177284 gene encoding uncharacterized protein LOC134177284 encodes MQQTEFVVLLALMVTATTMTAASDEMESKSCNSSFCSNAVPSGMYCVFGAVSKGEMKGDKGEKGMSGKVGPKGFQGERGVRGLTGPVGPPGILRLDDCSNTKKGILKYNDNVNEIEYCNGIKWLTLLPLAQLGSSSLLPASSCKQIALMYKSSFSNGPYWIKPSASDASYQTFCYGNEGWSLILKIDGNQQSFTYNSLLWSNKKTFQPNNLDLDDKETKLASYWTLPFTELRLGMKVDGTTRWIIFSYTASSLYSLIADGQYRGTSIGKSKWRSLLPRSSLQRNCNKEGFNVRSYHSHYGPIVSRARLGFLANEQNQCESPDSFVGFGTSCTQWSAGNSAGNYACCTPDNGPANIKAVGYIMAR; translated from the exons ATGCAGCAAACAGAATTCGTTGTGCTTCTAGCACTCATGGTGACCGCTACAACAATGACGGCGGCCTCAGATGAAATG GAGAGCAAGAGTTGCAACAGTAGTTTTTGTTCAA ATGCAGTACCGTCAGGTATGTATTGTGTTTTTGGCGCTGTTAGCAAAGGAGAAAtgaaaggagacaaag GGGAAAAAGGAATGAGTGGAAAAGTTGGTCCTAAAGGCTTTCAAGGTGAGCGCGGAGTGAGGGGATTAACTGGTCCAGTTGGACCGCCAGGAATTCTTCGTCTGGACGATTGTTCTAATACAAAGAAAG GAATATTGAAATATAACGACAATGTAAATGAGATAGAGTATTGCAATGGCATCAAATGGTTGACTTTGCTTCCACTAGCACAACTTGGCAGTTCGTCTTTGCTGCCAGCATCATCGTGTAAACAAATAGCACTCATGTACAAATCATCCTTTAGCAATGGACCATATTGGATTAAACCATCTGCCAGTGACGCATCATATCAG ACATTTTGTTATGGAAATGAAGGTTGGTCTTTGATTCTGAAGATAGATggcaatcagcaatcgtttacTTACAACAGCTTGTTGTGGTCGAACAAGAAAACATTTCAACCAAATAACTTGGATTTGGATGACAAAGAAACGAAACTGGCTTCGTATTGGACACTACCATTTACTGAACTTCGTTTGGGAATGAAAGTAGATGGAACGACCAGATGGATCATCTTTAGCTATACCGCATCGTCTCTCTACAGCCTTATTGCTGATGGACAGTACAGGGGGACGAGTATTGGTAAGAGTAAATGGAGAAGTTTACTGCCTAGGTCATCTCTACAGAGAAATTGCAACAAG GAAGGATTCAACGTTAGAAGTTACCACTCACATTATGGACCAATAGTCTCACGAGCACGTCTAGGATTTCTTGCTAACGAACAAAACCAATGTGAGTCTCCAGACTCTTTCGTTGGTTTTGGAACATCGTGCACGCAATGGTCGGCCGGAAATAGTGCTGGAAACTACGCATGCTGCACTCCAGACAATGGCCCTGCAAACATCAAAGCAGTTGGCTACATCATGGCACGTTGA